The proteins below are encoded in one region of Streptomyces sp. NBC_00490:
- a CDS encoding ABC transporter permease: MPEQPYDDDGAIAPTGMGGTMDLATAEGETLEETPDGPQGTGPADKPRSLWSDAWRDLRRNPVFIISGLVIVFLVVISIWPSLIASGNPLKCDLAKAQEGSQPGHPFGFDGQGCDVYTRTVYGARTSVTVGVCATLGVAILGSVLGGLAGFFAGFSDSILSRITDVFFAIPVVLGGLVLLSVVTSNTVWPVIGFMVLLGWPQISRIARGSVITAKQNDYVQAAKALGASNSRQLLRHITPNAVAPVIVVATIALGTFISLEATLSYLGVGLKPPTVSWGIDISSASAYIRQAPHMLLWPAGALALTVLAFIMLGDAVRDALDPKLR; this comes from the coding sequence ATGCCTGAGCAGCCGTACGACGACGACGGAGCGATCGCCCCGACCGGTATGGGCGGCACGATGGATCTCGCGACGGCGGAAGGGGAGACCCTGGAGGAGACACCCGACGGACCCCAGGGAACGGGCCCGGCGGACAAACCCCGCTCGCTCTGGTCCGACGCCTGGCGCGACCTGCGCCGCAACCCCGTCTTCATCATCTCGGGCCTGGTGATCGTCTTCCTGGTCGTCATCTCCATCTGGCCGTCCCTGATCGCCTCCGGCAACCCCCTCAAGTGCGACCTGGCCAAGGCGCAGGAGGGCTCACAGCCCGGACACCCCTTCGGCTTCGACGGTCAGGGCTGCGACGTCTACACCCGTACGGTGTACGGCGCCCGTACGTCCGTCACGGTCGGCGTCTGCGCCACGCTGGGGGTCGCGATCCTCGGCTCGGTCCTGGGTGGGCTGGCCGGCTTCTTCGCCGGGTTCTCGGACTCGATCCTGTCCCGCATCACCGACGTCTTCTTCGCGATCCCGGTGGTCCTCGGCGGCCTGGTCCTGCTGTCCGTGGTGACCAGCAACACGGTCTGGCCGGTCATCGGCTTCATGGTGCTGCTCGGCTGGCCACAGATCTCCCGGATCGCCCGGGGTTCGGTCATCACGGCGAAACAGAACGACTACGTCCAGGCCGCGAAGGCTCTGGGCGCCTCCAACTCCCGCCAGCTGCTGCGCCACATCACACCCAACGCGGTGGCCCCCGTGATCGTCGTGGCGACCATCGCGCTCGGCACCTTCATCTCGCTGGAGGCGACCCTGTCCTACCTCGGCGTGGGCCTGAAGCCCCCCACCGTCAGCTGGGGCATCGACATCTCCTCGGCCTCCGCCTACATCCGCCAGGCCCCCCACATGCTCCTCTGGCCGGCCGGCGCCCTCGCCCTCACCGTCCTCGCGTTCATCATGCTCGGCGACGCGGTCCGCGACGCCCTCGACCCGAAGCTGAGGTGA
- a CDS encoding ABC transporter substrate-binding protein, with the protein MSLSRRNFVIATSVAAAGSTLLSACSSGDAGGSGGSATEGAKTYSKVTIGTAADSTGPAPEIAGAKKGGTIYGLAPDDFSHLDPGRIYYAYNSTAALLLHRCLTGYKVAADGSQKLVGDLATDTGTMSNAGKTWTFTLKEGLKWEDGSELTVEDVRHGIERLWAPYIIESASYVQIALTGKGGKWRDAYEGPYKGKHLSEIVTDKAKRTITFNLAEARPDFNFTMAMHSYAAVSPKLDTKEKYDKNPAACGPYKIKNHTTDKSMTLVRNKHWDPATDAIRNNYPDGFEFTFGIETLDSTDRLIASQGNDAFAVSIYKGVPAERIQKVLTDPDLKKRTFNGLLTGTYYYAINTKRVTDLKVRQALNMAWPLQQIRQIYGGPSSGDFATTILSPDILGREKFDIYGKLKKPQGDPAAAKKLLKEAGKEGVKIVYAFPQDPTYNKTKVVIENALKEAGFTPVIKPVDSTTYYDQIAKVDNSFDVMWYGWSPDWPTAYTMMQPLFDSASVGDGLYNVSQTKVPWIDETIQKNVVITDQKKAGEAWAALDKRIMEEVAPIIPEMYQRRYYVYGNKVGGAMFDPNFSATLLYKTFVKA; encoded by the coding sequence ATGTCTCTTTCCCGCAGAAACTTCGTCATAGCCACAAGCGTCGCGGCCGCGGGCTCGACTCTGCTGTCCGCGTGCAGCAGCGGCGACGCGGGCGGCAGCGGCGGCAGCGCGACCGAGGGTGCCAAGACGTACTCCAAGGTCACCATCGGCACCGCGGCGGACTCGACCGGCCCCGCGCCGGAGATCGCCGGGGCGAAGAAGGGCGGGACGATCTACGGCCTGGCCCCGGACGACTTCTCGCACCTGGACCCGGGCCGCATCTACTACGCGTACAACTCGACCGCCGCGCTGCTCCTGCACCGCTGCCTGACCGGCTACAAGGTCGCCGCGGACGGCTCGCAGAAGCTCGTCGGCGACCTGGCCACGGACACCGGCACGATGTCCAACGCGGGCAAGACCTGGACCTTCACGCTGAAGGAGGGTCTGAAGTGGGAGGACGGCAGCGAGCTGACCGTCGAGGACGTGCGCCACGGCATCGAGCGGCTGTGGGCCCCGTACATCATCGAGTCCGCCAGCTACGTCCAGATCGCGCTGACCGGCAAGGGCGGCAAGTGGCGTGACGCCTACGAGGGCCCCTACAAGGGCAAGCACCTCTCCGAGATCGTGACGGACAAGGCCAAGCGGACCATCACGTTCAACCTGGCCGAGGCCCGCCCCGACTTCAACTTCACGATGGCGATGCACTCGTACGCCGCGGTGTCCCCGAAGCTGGACACCAAGGAGAAGTACGACAAGAACCCGGCCGCCTGTGGTCCGTACAAGATCAAGAACCACACGACCGACAAGTCGATGACGCTGGTCCGCAACAAGCACTGGGACCCGGCGACCGACGCCATCCGCAACAACTACCCGGACGGCTTCGAGTTCACCTTCGGCATCGAGACCCTGGACTCCACGGACCGTCTCATCGCCTCCCAGGGCAACGACGCCTTCGCGGTCTCCATCTACAAGGGCGTGCCCGCCGAGCGCATCCAGAAGGTCCTCACCGACCCGGACCTGAAGAAGCGCACCTTCAACGGCCTGCTCACCGGCACGTACTACTACGCGATCAACACCAAGCGCGTCACCGACCTGAAGGTCCGCCAGGCCCTCAACATGGCCTGGCCGCTCCAGCAGATCCGCCAGATCTACGGCGGCCCGTCCTCCGGCGACTTCGCGACCACGATCCTCAGCCCCGACATCCTGGGCCGCGAGAAGTTCGACATCTACGGCAAGCTGAAGAAGCCGCAGGGCGACCCGGCCGCCGCGAAGAAGCTGCTGAAGGAAGCCGGCAAGGAGGGCGTGAAGATCGTCTACGCCTTCCCGCAGGACCCGACCTACAACAAGACCAAGGTCGTCATCGAGAACGCGCTGAAGGAGGCCGGCTTCACCCCGGTCATCAAGCCGGTCGACTCGACGACGTACTACGACCAGATCGCGAAGGTCGACAACTCCTTCGACGTGATGTGGTACGGCTGGTCCCCTGACTGGCCGACCGCCTACACGATGATGCAGCCGCTGTTCGACAGCGCCAGCGTCGGTGACGGTCTCTACAACGTCTCCCAGACGAAGGTCCCCTGGATCGACGAGACCATCCAGAAGAACGTGGTCATCACCGACCAGAAGAAGGCCGGTGAGGCCTGGGCCGCGCTCGACAAGCGGATCATGGAAGAAGTCGCGCCGATCATCCCCGAGATGTACCAGCGCCGTTACTACGTCTACGGCAACAAGGTCGGCGGGGCGATGTTCGACCCGAACTTCTCCGCGACCCTGCTCTACAAGACGTTCGTAAAGGCCTGA
- a CDS encoding ABC transporter permease: MTPPTPSPVTSLEVTDEDSAAPVKSSALKGNESRSPGRLAWSRFKRDRAGVISGYVVLFFFVVSIGAPLIAKLYGKNPYTTYGINTPGLLNEFGFPVKANGGISGDFWFGVEPQLGRDVLTFLLYGMRNSLLIATAATLLTTLLGVVIGITAGYLGGRTDYFVGRVIDILLAFPQTLFFIAFWPVVLAIFVSPEENTPIWLTVTSLITVMTAFGWASIARLLRGEVLALREREFVEAAKVTGASPARIIFKELLPNLWTPILIQSTLLLPAYVTAEAGLAFLGVGLTDPTPDWGVMLQFGAKYYQDDITFMLFPGLSMVIFVVAFNLLGDSVRDALDPKTKR, from the coding sequence ATGACCCCCCCAACCCCTTCCCCGGTCACTTCACTCGAGGTGACCGACGAAGACAGCGCGGCACCGGTGAAGTCCTCGGCTCTCAAGGGCAACGAGAGCCGCTCGCCGGGACGGCTCGCCTGGAGCCGTTTCAAACGGGACCGCGCAGGCGTCATCTCCGGGTACGTGGTCCTCTTCTTCTTCGTCGTGTCGATCGGCGCCCCGCTGATCGCCAAGCTCTACGGCAAGAACCCGTACACGACGTACGGCATCAACACTCCGGGGCTGCTCAACGAGTTCGGTTTCCCGGTCAAGGCCAACGGCGGCATCAGCGGTGACTTCTGGTTCGGCGTCGAGCCCCAGCTCGGCCGGGACGTCCTCACCTTCCTGCTCTACGGCATGCGCAACTCGCTGCTCATCGCCACCGCCGCCACGCTCCTGACGACCCTGCTCGGTGTCGTCATCGGCATCACCGCCGGCTACCTGGGCGGCCGCACCGACTACTTCGTCGGCCGGGTCATCGACATCCTGCTGGCCTTCCCGCAGACGCTGTTCTTCATCGCCTTCTGGCCGGTCGTGCTGGCGATCTTCGTGTCGCCGGAGGAGAACACCCCGATCTGGCTCACGGTCACCAGCCTCATCACCGTGATGACCGCCTTCGGCTGGGCCTCCATCGCCCGGCTGCTGCGCGGCGAGGTCCTCGCCCTGCGCGAGCGGGAGTTCGTGGAGGCCGCCAAGGTCACCGGAGCCTCACCGGCCCGGATCATCTTCAAGGAACTGCTGCCCAATCTGTGGACGCCGATCCTGATCCAGTCGACGCTCCTGCTGCCCGCCTATGTGACGGCGGAGGCGGGGCTCGCCTTCCTCGGCGTGGGACTCACCGACCCCACGCCCGACTGGGGCGTCATGCTCCAGTTCGGCGCCAAGTACTACCAGGACGACATCACCTTCATGCTCTTCCCTGGTCTCTCCATGGTGATCTTCGTCGTCGCCTTCAACCTGCTCGGCGACTCGGTCCGCGACGCGCTGGACCCCAAGACGAAGCGCTGA
- a CDS encoding ABC transporter ATP-binding protein: protein MSNTTPLLDVAGLTKHFPVKGGFPIRRTVGAVQAVDGLDFQVNEGEALGLVGESGCGKSTTGRLITRLMEPTAGTISYRGKDITHASRRELAPIRSEIQMIFQDPYASLNPRQTVGKIISGPMEINDVVPEGGREKRVRELLEIVGLNPEHYNRFPHEFSGGQRQRIGVARALALEPKLIVADEPVSALDVSIQAQVVNLLQKVQQELGIAFVFIAHDLAVVRHFSQRVAVMYLGKIVEIADRDDLYGNPRHPYTRALLSAVPEATVDDTPTRERIRLTGDVPSPLNPPSGCRFRTRCWKATEKCATEAPPLVQVEGNKPGHLTACHYPETEGTVPAPRLSKDPEAAV from the coding sequence ATGAGCAACACCACCCCCCTCCTGGACGTCGCGGGTCTGACCAAGCACTTCCCGGTCAAGGGCGGCTTCCCGATCCGTCGCACGGTCGGTGCCGTGCAGGCCGTCGACGGCCTGGACTTCCAGGTGAACGAGGGCGAGGCCCTCGGCCTGGTCGGCGAGTCGGGCTGCGGCAAGTCGACCACGGGCCGGCTGATCACGCGGCTCATGGAGCCGACGGCCGGCACGATCTCGTACCGGGGCAAGGACATCACGCACGCGTCCCGCAGGGAGCTCGCGCCGATCCGCTCCGAGATCCAGATGATCTTCCAGGACCCCTACGCGTCGCTGAACCCGCGCCAGACGGTCGGCAAGATCATCTCGGGTCCGATGGAGATCAACGACGTCGTCCCGGAGGGCGGCCGTGAGAAGCGGGTCCGCGAGCTCCTGGAGATCGTCGGTCTCAACCCCGAGCACTACAACCGCTTCCCGCACGAGTTCTCCGGCGGACAGCGCCAGCGCATCGGTGTGGCACGGGCGTTGGCCCTGGAACCGAAGCTGATCGTCGCCGACGAGCCGGTGTCGGCCCTCGACGTCTCGATCCAGGCCCAGGTCGTGAACCTGCTGCAGAAGGTGCAGCAGGAGCTGGGCATCGCGTTCGTCTTCATCGCCCACGACCTCGCGGTCGTACGCCACTTCTCGCAGCGCGTGGCGGTCATGTACCTCGGCAAGATCGTCGAGATCGCGGACCGTGACGACCTGTACGGCAACCCGCGCCACCCCTACACGCGGGCCCTGCTGTCCGCTGTGCCGGAGGCAACGGTGGACGATACACCCACCCGCGAGCGCATCCGGCTCACCGGCGATGTACCGTCTCCTCTGAACCCGCCCTCGGGCTGCCGCTTCCGGACCCGTTGCTGGAAGGCGACGGAGAAGTGCGCGACCGAGGCACCCCCGCTGGTCCAGGTCGAGGGCAACAAGCCCGGGCACCTGACCGCGTGTCACTACCCCGAGACGGAGGGAACCGTTCCGGCCCCTCGTCTCTCCAAGGACCCCGAGGCCGCGGTCTGA
- a CDS encoding ABC transporter permease, producing MLRFLARRIVGAAVILLIISAIVFVLFYAAPRDPARIACGKACTPETLELVRKNLGIADPLPVQYWDWLKGIFVGRDYTSFGNCNAPCLGYSFQNREPVLGTIMDRFPTTLSLSLGSSVIYLTFGIGAGMLAAVKQGKALDKIASSASLVASSMQIYVVGVLATYLLVDQWQVLDRASYTPFTDDPAAWAKGLLVPWIVLSLIWTANYTRMTRSQMVESLSEDYVRTARAKGMSRRTVFFRFAWRGAMGPIVTIFGLDLGVLLGGAIITESTFSLQGLGMLSVKAVSTNDLPMLLGVVLVAAGAIVVFNIVVDALYALIDPRVRLA from the coding sequence ATGCTCCGCTTCCTTGCCCGACGAATTGTCGGCGCCGCGGTGATCCTGCTGATCATCAGCGCGATCGTGTTCGTCCTGTTCTACGCCGCCCCGCGCGACCCCGCCCGCATCGCCTGCGGCAAGGCCTGCACCCCTGAGACTCTGGAGCTGGTGCGGAAGAACCTGGGGATCGCCGATCCACTGCCTGTGCAGTACTGGGACTGGCTCAAGGGCATCTTCGTGGGCCGCGACTACACATCGTTCGGCAACTGCAACGCGCCCTGCCTCGGCTACTCGTTCCAGAACCGCGAGCCGGTCCTCGGCACCATCATGGACCGCTTCCCGACCACCCTGTCGCTGTCGCTCGGCAGCTCGGTCATCTACCTGACCTTCGGCATCGGCGCGGGCATGCTGGCCGCCGTGAAGCAGGGCAAGGCCCTGGACAAGATCGCGAGCTCCGCCTCGCTGGTCGCGTCCTCGATGCAGATCTACGTCGTCGGCGTCCTCGCCACCTATCTGCTGGTCGACCAGTGGCAGGTGCTGGACCGCGCCAGCTACACGCCCTTCACGGACGACCCGGCGGCCTGGGCCAAGGGTCTGCTGGTGCCCTGGATCGTGCTGTCCCTGATCTGGACGGCCAACTACACCCGTATGACGCGCTCCCAGATGGTGGAGTCGCTCAGCGAGGACTACGTCCGTACGGCCCGCGCCAAGGGCATGTCCCGCCGCACGGTCTTCTTCCGCTTCGCCTGGCGCGGTGCGATGGGGCCGATCGTGACCATCTTCGGCCTCGACCTCGGTGTGCTGCTCGGCGGTGCGATCATCACCGAGTCGACGTTCAGCCTCCAGGGCCTCGGCATGCTCTCCGTCAAGGCGGTCAGCACCAACGACCTGCCGATGCTGCTCGGTGTCGTCCTGGTCGCCGCCGGCGCGATCGTCGTCTTCAACATCGTCGTCGATGCCCTGTACGCCCTCATCGACCCGCGCGTGCGCCTCGCTTAA
- a CDS encoding ABC transporter permease, with product MGRYVVRRLLQMIPVFIGATLLIFLMVNVMGDPIAGLCGDRQCDPATAAQLKKEFGLDKPVWQQYLTYMGNVFTGDFGTAFNGQEVTELMRTAFPVTIRLTIVAIFFEIVIGITLGVVTGLRRGRPVDTSVLMLTLVVISVPTFVTGLLLQLLLGVEWGWIKPSVSTDATFGELIVPGLVLASVSLAYVTRLTRTSIAENKQSDYVRTAVAKGLPRRRVVIRHLLRNSLIPVVTFIGTDIGALMGGAIVTERIFNIHGVGYELYQGILRQNTQTVVGFVTVLVLVFLIANLLVDLLYAVLDPRIRYA from the coding sequence ATGGGACGCTACGTCGTCCGGCGTCTGCTCCAGATGATCCCGGTGTTCATCGGCGCCACCCTCCTCATCTTCCTCATGGTCAACGTGATGGGCGACCCCATCGCGGGCCTGTGCGGCGACCGGCAGTGCGACCCCGCCACGGCCGCCCAGCTGAAGAAGGAGTTCGGCCTCGACAAGCCGGTCTGGCAGCAGTACCTGACCTACATGGGGAACGTCTTCACCGGCGACTTCGGCACCGCGTTCAACGGGCAGGAGGTCACCGAGCTGATGAGGACGGCGTTCCCCGTGACGATCCGGCTGACGATCGTCGCGATCTTCTTCGAGATCGTCATCGGCATCACGCTGGGTGTCGTGACGGGCCTGCGCCGGGGCCGGCCCGTCGACACCTCGGTCCTGATGCTCACGCTCGTCGTGATCTCCGTCCCGACCTTCGTCACCGGTCTGCTGCTCCAGCTCCTGCTCGGCGTCGAGTGGGGCTGGATCAAACCGTCGGTGTCGACGGACGCCACGTTCGGCGAGCTGATCGTGCCGGGCCTCGTCCTCGCGTCCGTCTCCCTCGCCTATGTGACCCGGCTGACCCGTACCTCCATCGCGGAGAACAAGCAGTCCGACTACGTCCGTACGGCGGTGGCCAAGGGGCTGCCCCGCAGGAGGGTCGTCATCCGCCACCTGCTGCGCAACTCGCTGATCCCCGTCGTCACCTTCATCGGCACCGACATCGGCGCCCTGATGGGCGGGGCGATCGTCACCGAGCGCATCTTCAACATCCACGGCGTCGGCTACGAGCTCTACCAGGGCATCCTCCGGCAGAACACCCAGACCGTCGTCGGGTTCGTGACGGTGCTCGTCCTGGTGTTCCTGATCGCCAACCTGCTGGTCGACCTCCTCTACGCCGTACTCGACCCGAGGATCCGCTATGCCTGA
- a CDS encoding peptide ABC transporter substrate-binding protein codes for MRGATHAKWAACAVSVALAATACGGGDSDSGGGSGDGGAVLSSSWGDPQNPLEPANTNEVQGGKVLDMIFRSLKKYDPETGKAEDMLAEKIETSDSQNFTITVKDGWTFSNGEKVTAKSFVDAWNYGASLKNNQKNAYFFGYIEGYDKAHPEDGSKQTAQTLSGLKVTGDRTFTVKLSQKFSTFPDTLGYPAYAPLPQAFFTDHAAWVKKPVGNGPYTIDTYTKGSQMALKKWDGYPGDDKAQNGGVTLKVYTDNNTAYTDLMAGNLDLVDDVPAAQLKNVQSDLGDRYINTPAGIIQTLAFPFYDSDWNKSGMEKVRTGLSRAINREQITETIFQKTRTPATDWTSPVLGEDGGFKEGLCGDACEYNPAAAKNLIEEGGGLPGGQVKITYNADTGSHKQWVDAVCNSINNALDNDKACVGNPVGTFADYRNQITEKKMSGPFRAGWQMDYPLIQNFLQPLYYTNASSNDGKWSNKDFDKLVNEANAETDTAKAVGKFQDAEEVLRDNMGAIPLWYQNGSAGYSERLSDVKLNPFSVPVYNEIKVS; via the coding sequence ATGCGCGGAGCCACGCACGCCAAATGGGCCGCATGCGCGGTGTCGGTCGCCCTCGCCGCCACGGCCTGCGGGGGCGGGGACAGTGACAGCGGCGGCGGCAGTGGCGACGGCGGCGCGGTGCTGAGCTCCTCCTGGGGCGACCCGCAGAACCCGCTGGAGCCCGCCAACACCAACGAGGTGCAGGGCGGCAAGGTCCTCGACATGATCTTCCGGTCCCTGAAGAAGTACGACCCGGAGACCGGCAAGGCCGAGGACATGCTCGCCGAGAAGATCGAGACGAGCGACTCCCAGAACTTCACCATCACCGTCAAGGACGGCTGGACCTTCAGCAACGGCGAGAAGGTCACGGCCAAGTCGTTCGTGGACGCCTGGAACTACGGGGCCAGCCTCAAGAACAACCAGAAGAACGCGTACTTCTTCGGCTACATCGAGGGCTACGACAAGGCGCACCCCGAGGACGGCAGCAAGCAGACCGCGCAGACGCTCTCCGGCCTGAAGGTGACCGGCGACCGGACCTTCACCGTCAAGCTCAGTCAGAAGTTCTCGACCTTCCCCGACACCCTCGGCTACCCGGCGTACGCCCCGCTCCCGCAGGCGTTCTTCACCGACCACGCGGCCTGGGTCAAGAAGCCGGTCGGCAACGGCCCGTACACCATCGACACGTACACCAAGGGCTCGCAGATGGCCCTGAAGAAGTGGGACGGCTACCCCGGTGACGACAAGGCGCAGAACGGCGGTGTGACCCTCAAGGTCTACACCGACAACAACACCGCCTACACCGACCTCATGGCCGGCAACCTCGACCTCGTCGACGACGTCCCGGCCGCCCAGCTCAAGAACGTCCAGAGCGACCTCGGCGACCGGTACATCAACACCCCGGCCGGCATCATCCAGACCCTCGCCTTCCCGTTCTACGACAGCGACTGGAACAAGAGCGGGATGGAGAAGGTCCGCACGGGCCTCTCCCGCGCGATCAACCGCGAGCAGATCACCGAGACGATCTTCCAGAAGACCCGCACCCCTGCCACCGACTGGACCTCCCCGGTCCTCGGCGAGGACGGCGGCTTCAAGGAAGGCCTGTGCGGCGACGCCTGCGAGTACAACCCCGCCGCGGCGAAGAACCTCATCGAGGAGGGCGGCGGCCTTCCCGGCGGACAGGTCAAGATCACGTACAACGCGGACACCGGCTCCCACAAGCAGTGGGTCGACGCGGTCTGCAACTCCATCAACAACGCGCTCGACAACGACAAGGCCTGCGTCGGCAACCCGGTCGGCACCTTCGCCGACTACCGCAACCAGATCACCGAGAAGAAGATGAGCGGCCCCTTCCGCGCCGGCTGGCAGATGGACTACCCGCTCATCCAGAACTTCCTCCAGCCGCTCTACTACACCAACGCCTCCTCCAACGACGGCAAGTGGTCCAACAAGGACTTCGACAAGCTCGTCAACGAGGCCAACGCCGAGACCGACACCGCCAAGGCCGTGGGGAAGTTCCAGGACGCCGAGGAGGTGCTGCGGGACAACATGGGCGCCATCCCGCTCTGGTACCAGAACGGCAGCGCGGGCTACTCGGAGCGGCTGTCCGACGTGAAGCTCAACCCCTTCAGCGTCCCCGTCTACAACGAGATCAAGGTCAGCTGA
- a CDS encoding ABC transporter ATP-binding protein, with amino-acid sequence MLLEVRDLQVEFRTRDGVAKAVNGVDYSVDAGETLAVLGESGSGKSVTAQAVMGILDMPPGRITGGEILFQGRDLLKLKEEERRKVRGAEMAMIFQDALSSLNPVLSVGDQLGEMFVVHRGMSRKDARAKSIELMDRVRIPGARERVKQYPHQFSGGMRQRIMIAMAMALEPALIIADEPTTALDVTVQAQVMDLLAELQRELNMGLILITHDLGVVADVADRIAVMYAGRIVESAPVHDIYKAPAHPYTRGLLDSIPRLDQKGQELYAIKGLPPNLMNIPPGCAFNPRCPMAQDVCRTDVPPLYDVSEDRTSACHFWRECLNG; translated from the coding sequence ATGCTGCTCGAAGTGCGTGATCTGCAGGTGGAGTTCCGGACGCGGGACGGGGTCGCCAAGGCCGTCAACGGGGTCGACTACTCGGTGGACGCGGGCGAGACGCTCGCCGTGCTCGGTGAGTCGGGGTCCGGCAAGTCGGTGACGGCGCAGGCGGTGATGGGGATCCTCGACATGCCGCCCGGGCGGATCACCGGCGGCGAGATCCTCTTCCAGGGCAGGGACCTGCTGAAGCTGAAGGAGGAGGAGCGGCGCAAGGTCCGCGGTGCCGAGATGGCGATGATCTTCCAGGACGCGCTGTCCTCGCTGAACCCGGTGCTGAGCGTCGGCGACCAGCTCGGCGAGATGTTCGTCGTCCACCGGGGCATGTCGAGGAAGGACGCGCGGGCCAAGTCGATCGAGCTGATGGACCGCGTCCGCATCCCGGGGGCGAGAGAGCGGGTCAAGCAGTACCCGCACCAGTTCTCCGGCGGTATGCGCCAGCGCATCATGATCGCGATGGCGATGGCCCTGGAGCCCGCCCTGATCATCGCCGACGAACCGACGACCGCGCTGGACGTGACGGTCCAGGCCCAGGTGATGGACCTGCTCGCGGAGTTGCAGCGCGAGCTCAACATGGGGCTCATCCTCATCACCCACGACCTCGGCGTGGTCGCGGACGTCGCCGACCGGATCGCGGTGATGTACGCGGGCCGGATCGTCGAATCGGCCCCCGTCCACGACATCTACAAGGCGCCGGCCCACCCCTACACCAGGGGTCTGCTCGACTCCATCCCGCGCCTGGACCAGAAGGGCCAGGAGCTCTACGCCATCAAGGGACTGCCCCCCAACCTCATGAACATCCCGCCGGGCTGCGCCTTCAACCCCCGCTGTCCCATGGCCCAGGACGTGTGCCGGACCGACGTACCCCCGCTGTACGACGTCTCCGAAGACCGCACGAGTGCCTGCCACTTCTGGAGGGAGTGCCTGAATGGCTGA
- a CDS encoding ABC transporter ATP-binding protein codes for MSTPFLSVRDLKVHFSTEDGVVKAVDGLSFDVEKGQTLGIVGESGSGKSVTNMAVLGLHDPRNTRLDGEILLDGKELITASERELEKLRGNKMSMIFQDALASLSPYHTIGAQIGETYRKHTGASRKEARARSIEMLRRVGIPQPDMRVDDYPHQFSGGMRQRAMIAMALVCDPELLIADEPTTALDVTVQAQIMDLLKDLQQEFGTAIIFITHDLGVIADIANDVLVMYGGRCVERGTKEEVLRTPDHPYTLGLLGSMPSLTGPVDVPLSPIPGSPPSLLNPPSGCRFHPRCAFAEKVAGGLCSSERPGLKVLDGRGSACHLTADQKHELFTEHVAARTH; via the coding sequence ATGAGCACCCCCTTCCTCTCCGTCCGCGACCTCAAAGTCCACTTCTCCACCGAGGACGGTGTCGTCAAAGCCGTCGACGGGCTCTCCTTCGACGTGGAGAAGGGCCAGACCCTCGGCATCGTCGGTGAGTCGGGCTCCGGCAAGTCCGTCACCAACATGGCGGTCCTGGGTCTGCACGACCCGCGCAACACCAGGCTCGACGGCGAGATCCTGCTCGACGGCAAGGAGCTGATCACCGCCTCCGAGCGCGAGCTGGAGAAGCTGCGCGGCAACAAGATGTCCATGATCTTCCAGGACGCGCTCGCCTCCCTGTCGCCGTACCACACCATCGGCGCGCAGATCGGCGAGACGTACCGCAAGCACACCGGCGCCTCCCGCAAGGAGGCCCGGGCGCGGTCGATCGAGATGCTGCGCCGGGTCGGCATCCCGCAGCCGGACATGCGGGTGGACGACTACCCGCACCAGTTCTCCGGCGGTATGCGCCAGCGCGCGATGATCGCGATGGCCCTGGTCTGCGACCCGGAGCTGCTGATCGCCGACGAGCCGACCACGGCTCTCGACGTGACGGTCCAGGCCCAGATCATGGACCTCCTCAAGGACCTCCAGCAGGAGTTCGGCACGGCCATCATCTTCATCACGCACGACCTCGGTGTCATCGCCGACATCGCGAACGACGTGCTGGTGATGTACGGCGGGCGCTGTGTGGAGCGGGGCACCAAGGAGGAGGTGCTGCGCACCCCCGACCACCCCTACACGCTGGGGCTGCTGGGTTCGATGCCGAGCCTGACCGGGCCGGTCGACGTGCCGCTCTCCCCGATCCCGGGCTCGCCGCCCTCGCTGCTCAACCCGCCGTCGGGCTGCCGCTTCCACCCCCGGTGCGCCTTCGCGGAGAAGGTCGCCGGCGGGCTCTGCTCCAGTGAGCGGCCGGGTCTGAAGGTCCTCGACGGGCGGGGTTCGGCGTGCCATCTGACGGCGGACCAGAAGCACGAGCTCTTCACCGAGCACGTCGCGGCCCGGACCCACTGA